A single region of the Brachypodium distachyon strain Bd21 chromosome 3, Brachypodium_distachyon_v3.0, whole genome shotgun sequence genome encodes:
- the LOC100844798 gene encoding squamosa promoter-binding-like protein 16: MDWDLKMPAAGAGAAWDLAELEQGGGGGGPSADGIAAPAAAAGGGGRAECSVDLKLGGLGESGGGQAQAQAQDSSTRGGKAPVAASAPAPGKRPRAAAGSSSSSGGGGGGGGQGQQCPSCAVDGCRADLSRCRDYHRRHKVCEAHSKTPVVAVAGRDMRFCQQCSRFHLLTEFDETKRSCRKRLDGHNRRRRKPQPDPMNSASFMTSQQGTRFSPFPNPRPEQSWPGIIKTEESPYYAHQIPIGISNRQHFGGSTSTYAKEGRRFPFLQEGEINFATGVTLEPSVCQPHPRTAAPPDSSGSSKMFSDGLTPVLDSDCALSLLSAPANSSGIDVGRMVQVQQNEHIPIAQPLVSSLQFSSSSWFARSQAATGAVPPTGFSCPVVENEQLNTVLSSDNNEMNYSGIFHVGGEGSSDGAPPSLPFTWQ, from the exons ATGGACTGGGATCTCAAGATgcccgcggccggcgccggcgccgcgtgggacctcgccgagctggagcaaggcggcggaggcggcgggccgTCGGCGGATGGCATTGcggctcctgctgctgctgcgggcgGTGGTGGACGGGCCGAGTGCTCCGTGGACCTGAAGCTCGGCGGGCTGGGcgagtccggcggcggccaggcccaggcccaggcccaggacAGCAGCACCCGCGGGGGGAAGGCGCCGGtcgcggcgtcggcgccggcgccggggaagaggccgcgcgcggcggcggggtcgtcgtcgagcagcggcggcggcggcggcggcggggggcagGGGCAGCAGTGCCCGTCGTGCGCGGTGGACGGGTGCAGGGCGGACCTGAGCCGGTGCCGCGACTACCACCGGCGTCACAAGGTCTGCGAGGCGCACTCCAAGACccccgtcgtcgccgtcgccggccgcgaCATGCGCTTCTGCCAGCAGTGCAGCAG gTTTCACTTGCTTACAGAGTTTGATGAGACCAAGCGTAGCTGTAGAAAACGTCTTGATGGGCACAACCGTCGCCGCAGGAAGCCACAGCCAGATCCCATGAATTCTGCAAGTTTTATGACAAGTCAACAAG GAACAAGGTTTTCACCATTTCCAAATCCAAGACCGGAGCAAAGCTGGCCAGGGATCATCAAAACTGAGGAGAGCCCATATTACGCGCATCAAATCCCTATAGGTATCAGCAACAGGCAGCATTTTGGTGGATCTACATCTACTTACGCCAAAGAAGGCCGGCGCTTTCCTTTCCTACAGGAAGGCGAAATAAACTTCGCCACAGGGGTGACCCTTGAGCCTTCAGTGTGCCAACCACACCCGAGGACGGCAGCTCCTCCCGatagcagcggcagcagcaagaTGTTCTCTGATGGGCTGACTCCTGTGCTCGACTCAGATtgtgctctctctcttctgtcAGCTCCAGCAAACTCCTCTGGTATTGATGTCGGCCGGATGGTCCAAGTCCAACAGAACGAACACATCCCCATTGCTCAGCCTCTAGTCTCCAGCCTACAGTTCAGCAGCTCGTCCTGGTTTGCGCGCTCCCAGGCTGCCACCGGTGCCGTCCCACCGACCGGATTTTCCTGCCCTGTTGTGGAAAACGAGCAGCTCAACACTGTCCTGAGCTCGGATAACAATGAGATGAACTACAGCGGGATATTCCATGTCGGCGGCGAAGGCTCCTCAGACGGCGCCCCGCCATCTCTACCCTTCACCTGGCAGTAG